A window of Thermoplasmatales archaeon genomic DNA:
TATTTCCCCTGCAATGGCAGGGATGATGCTGAAAAAGTGAAATATTTCATTAAAAATGCAATTGAGGAATGGGGAATAAAATATGTTATGCTTGTAGGAGGTAGGCAAGGAGGAATTTTCAATGAAAGATGGCTAATGCCAGTAAGATATACAAATTTAGATGACCGCTCTGGATGGGAAACAGGCTACTTGAGCGATTTATATTTTGCAGATATTTATAAATATGAGAATGGAAGCATTGTTTTTGATGACTGGGACAGCAATGGGAATGGAATATTTGCTGAATGGAAGGGAATGAAAAAGGATAATTTGGATTTGGTGCCAGATGTTTATATTGGAAGGCTTGCATGCAAAAATAAAATTGAGTTAGGAGATGTTATAAATAAAATTATTGAGTATGAGAATAATGCAAAAGGAAAGGAATGGTTCAAAAAAATGATTGTTGTTGGGGGCGACAGCTGGCCAAATGCTGATGACCCTTACTATGAAGGGGAAGAAGAGAATAAAGCAGCTCTTGAATATATGCAAGGCTTTGAGGCAACAAAATTATGGACTTCTCTTGGCACTCTTACTGGCCCGCAGGATGTTATAAATGCAGTAAATGGTGGGGCTGGCTTCCTTTTCTTTGATGGGCATGGAAATCCTATGAACTGGGCAACTCACCCGCCGCGTGATGAAAGCACATGGATTGATGGTCTTGGTTTAAGAGATATGAACAAGTTAGCAAATAAAGAAATGTATCCAGTCTGTGTTGTTGGAGGATGCCACAACAGCCAGTTCAATGTTAGCATCGTCAATCTTTTCAAGATATGGAATATAAATGAGTGGTATAGTTATGTTTATAAAGGAGAAACTGCCTATGAATGCTGGGGATGGAAAATAGTGAGAATAAAAAATGGAGGAGCAATAGCAAGCCTTGGATACACTGGCTTGGATTACTTTGCAATTGGAAATGAGGATGGAGATAACTTGCCAGATTGCATTCAATATTATTCTGGCTTTTTGAATGTTAATTTCTTTAAGGAATATGCAAGTGGAAATGATATAATCGGCATTATTCATGCAAATACTCTAATAAGCTACATAAATACTCATAATGTCATGAAAGATGAAATTCATTGTAAAACAGTGCAAGAGTGGGTTTTGCTCGGAGATCCAACTCTTAAGATTGGGGGCTACTAACATTTGGATAAAACATAAAAAAATCTTGTAAGACTTCTATGAACTCTTAAGCAATGGATTTCCTCTATTCTAAAGTAATTTTTGCATATTTCCCTATAATCCAGCGATGGTAGGCCAACAACAGCTCTTTTACCTCTTTTTAAAAAATCGCTTATTTTTTCAAAAGCATCCCCATATAGCTTGTCCATTTCATCAGAAATATGAGATGAACGCCCGTATGGAAAATCTGTTGCAACGGCATCAACTTTTGCATCAAAATCCCTCATATCCATGTTAAAAATTTCATAATTTTCAATTTTATAATAATCCATATTTTTCCTGCATCCTTCAACCATTTTCTTTTTTATATCTATTCCAATCCCTTTCGCCCCTATCAGGCAAGCCTCAATTAGTAGGCCGCCAGAGCCGCAAAAAGGATCAAGAAGAGTTTGTCCCTTTTTAATTTGTGTTAAATTTACCAAAGCTCTTGCAATTTTAGGATGCATTGAAACAGGTGGGCTGAATGGTCTATTGCTTGGTTTTCTTATCTCAAATTCTTTTCTATCGATTTTTTTAATTTCTCTGCAAAAATATTTTTTCTTTCCAAAAAAAATTTTTAATACATTATCTGGCTTTTCTAAATCAACTTTTAATTTTTTTTCATTTTTTATTATTTCCCCCAATTTTTTTCTAATCTCATAGTTGCCCCCTTCTATTTTAAAACTTCCCTCAGCGTTTAGATTTTCAACAAAATCTCTTAGATTTTCACCAATCACCTCATTTACGCTGAAAGTAAGAGCAATTCTCTTTGAAAATTCATCAAAATTATTACTACAAGCTTCTACAAGAAATATTGAATTGTGATAAATATCTCTATAATTAATTTCACACGAATTCATGCATGCTTTAGCTTCTGATAATGGTAATGTAGCATATTCCTTTGATAATTCAATCAAAATTTTCACATTTATAAGAATAAAATTTATATTTACATATTTCGAAATTTATATTCTAAAGGTTTAAATCAAACCCACTTCTTCAACTGTTACGCTTTCTATGCCTTCTATTTTTTCGAGTTTTTCAACTATCTCATCGGGACTTTGATCAGGCATTACAACTGTTAAAAATAGAGCTTTTAATCCAAATGCTACAGGTGATATTTCTTTTTTTACAATTTTTGCATAGTGTGGCATTATTTTATCAGCCTGCTCCTTAATTGATTCAAGGTTCAAAGAAACATCAGATGGCATTAACTTAAACTTTATTGCTACTTTTCCCATATTATGGCCCCTCAAAACCACATTCATTACATTTATATCTTGCGGAAAGAGCTCTACAATTCCTGCATCTCTTTATCAAAGCCCCGCACTCAGGGCAAGGAAACTGAGTATGCCCTTCAACTGTAAGTCCTTTTCCACAACTTATGCATCTACCTTCAAGCATGTTCTGTTATAGGGAATAAGTATTTAAATTTTGAGAAAATTATTTTTATGTTCAGGAATAGACATGTTTTGAGAAAAAAAGATGCAAGAAAAATTTTTGATGAATTAGAAAAGCAACTTGATTGCAAGATAGATGGAGAAGCAGAAATTGCGGAATTCAAGGATATGAAAATATTGTTTATAGATAAAAAATTTACCGTATTTTTTATAGATGATAAACCCTTTTTTAATTTACTCGGTCTGCGAACCTACAGGCCAAAAAAGAAATTTTTAACAGTAGATGATGGCGCAATAAAGCACATAGTCGGTGGCGCGGATGTGATGGCGCCGGGCGTGATTGAGATTGATGAAGGAATAAAGAGAGGGGATATTGTATGGGTAAGAGATGGAAGAGGAAATCCTATTTCGGTGGGTAAAGCTTTGATGGATGCAGAAGAGATAAAAAAAGAGAAGAAAGGAAAAGTTGTTGAAAACATTCATCATCTGGGGGATGAAATATGGAAACTAAGTAATTAATGTAATTTCATCCCATACTGATGCTTTTCCTTTTATGGCAACTCCTCTTATGACATGGGATTTTCCATCATTTATAGAAATTTTAAAAGGTGGCTCATTTTCAACTGCATATATCTCGCCATCAACATAAAATATAACTTTTTCAGCATTTTCCACATATGCATTTACTTCTCCACTTTTATATCTAAGATAAATAAAAAGTTCTTCCATTGGTGGAAGAGGAAGATTTAAAGTGTAGGCAACAGCCCTTCTTAATATCCACCAGTTATAACTCATATTTGTATTATTTCCGTTAATCCAGGAATATACATATCTTGGCACACCATATATTGAAATTCCAAAAAATTCATAAACACTACCATTCATTCCACATGGTATTTCTGGGTGAGAGCTAAAAACAATAATTTTTCCTTTTCCATATTCTGATTCAACAATTGAATATTGCCCCTTTATATCGGTTTTAATTTCTTTATATGGAATCCATTTTCCAAGCCATATCCAGTAATGAAGCGGTGCTACTTCCATTGCCTCATCAGCATAAATTGCAATTCCTTTTGCTTTCTCCATCCCATACATACCAGGCCCGCCGCCGTAAGTAATATATCGGTATGAAAGATTATCAAAAACCGGGTGTGTGGATACAATTTCATTTTTAAGAGGTATTCTTGAATCGCCTATTTCCTTCCATAAATATTGCCATTCCTCATCCTGATTATCATTTATGTATGCATCGACTATCTTAAGGCATGCCAGATTTATAATAAAATCAAAAAAATTTTTTGGCTTTTCATATCCCTTAGATGCAATATTTGCCCCCCCACATATGCCCACATATCCCCCTCCTTCTGCAATAAATTCCTTAACTTTTTCCCTCCATGTTTTTATTAATCCATGAAAATATTGCCTTCCGCTCGCCCCTATTATAAGAATATCATAATTTCTCAAATTTCCATTCATAACATCTTTAAAATCAATTCTTTCAGCTGTAGTTTCATATCTAATCCCGTTTTCTTCCCACTCGTATCTAAATGCTCTTTCTAAAAGACTTACTGAAGGAGATATTGAATCATAAATTGCAATTTTTATTTCTCTTTTATCACTTTTTGAATGGCCAAAATTTGAAAGCATCAGAAAGCAAATAAATATGATTGCTATTTTCTTCATTTAAGGCGTAATTCTTTTTATTCTTATATATTTTATCTCCTTTCCCGCGACCGCAAATATCATTTCCTTCTTAACCGATTGCGCAAGCCTCACCGCCCTGCTCACTTCCGCCCATGTTGCAGTGTAATTATTTTTTATCACATGAACCAAATATGGAGCATGCTCTTCTATCTTCCCTTCATATACCCTGAAATGGGAGCCGAATTTGAAGCCAGTTTTTGGAAGCTTACCCTTATTCTTCAAATCTTCATAAACTTTCAATCTCTCTTTTATATCTGGTTGAATATATTTTGCATTCTTCATAAAATCATCAAAACTTATTTTGTTTCCATCTTTAATGAGGTTTGCCCCATTTTTTGCCATATATGCGGTTTCCATTAAAGAGATTTGAAAATATTTTCCAAAATCCCTACCAATCCCTTCCTCCTTTATTTTATTTATCAATTGCTCATCAAAAACAACACTTCTATCATTAAGAACCAATATGTTACCAGAATAATTCTCTTTTTTTATATCAGATTTCATTTCAAAAAATTTAATTGAATAATAGGTTAAATCTCCTTCTTCATCAACAATCCCAACCACTATTTTTTTGTCTAAATCAGATAACCAATCAATTATATCCTTTATTCTGAATATTGCTCTTTCAGAAATTGCTTTTACAAAGAATGATGGTTTAGCTGGTGACTTCTTTCCGCGTTCATAAAGCAAAAAATCTTCACCAATCTCCGCTATATAACCACGCTCTCTTAAATCTCTATACACTAGATATTTTATTTCAAAATCATTAAAAACAGAAATAGAATATTTTAAAAAATCTTCAAAATTAATTTTTTTCCCATCCCTTTCTACTTCAATTTTGCCCTTCTCAAGTAGATAGCACGCCTCAATCAGGCTCATCCTGTTTTTTCCCTCAACAAAATTACCCTTTATCTTTGCTAACATTTTCTCTCTATATATTTAATTATTCCTTCAAATATACTTTTTCCATCCCCTCTATTCCAGTTAATATTTTGCCATCTATAAAATGCTCTCTCAGGATGAGGCATCATACCAAGAATATTTCCCTGCGGATTTGTTATTCCGGCAATATTTGCATATGAACCATTTGGATTGAAAGGATAGCCATCTTCCTTACCATTTTCATTTACATATCTAAAAACAACCTGCTTTTTATTTACTTCTTCAGCATATTCATCACTTTTGAATACCAATTTTCCTTCTGCATGAGCACATGGAATCAAGCAAATTTTTCCCTTTTCAATATTTTTTGTTAATTCACAATTTCCCTCATGTCTTAGCAATGTCTGCCTGCACTCAAATCTATTCGAATCATTTGTTGTCAGACAAGCTTCAGGTTCATTGGCTATTCCATACAGAGCTGGAAGAAGACCAATTTCAACAAGCACCTGAAATCCATTACAAATTCCAACAATAACATATCCTTCATCAACATATCTTACAAGCTCCTTAAAAATGCTCGCCTTCATGCGAGAAGCGAAAATTGCGCCAGCCCTCACATAATCACCTCCAGAGAAGCCACCCGGCAGAAATATGCATTGATAACTCATCGGGCTCTTTCTCCCGCTTTCAAATTCTTTTAAATGCACATATTCCGCATTAACTTTGAGGCGGAGAAATGCATTTAAGCTTTCCTCCTCGCAATTTGTCCCCTCCATTCTTAGAATTGCAACTTTTATATCTTTTCTTTCCACAAATGTAAATAAAATTGATATTTAACTTTATTTTCTTTTATAGAGATAAGTTGCAGCTAATCCAATTATTGCTATTAAGATTATAATAATTATCAAGGAAATTCCTTTATTATTTTCCTCATTTAAAACTTCGAATGTTTCTGCATCCATGCAATAGATTTTTCCAATCGCTGAAAAAAATACTTTCCCATTTGTTATGACTGGCTTTGATATAGGAGTAGTGATGAAATTATATAAGCCATTAATTTCATAAGCGGGAGAAAAGCTGAAATCCACCTTTCCACTTTTATTAACTGCATAAAATCTTCCATCGGTTGATGATACAAAAATTTTATCCCCATATGCATCAATTCCTTTAAGAGATGCATTTGTTGAAAAAATCCATTTTAGCTCGCCATTTTTATCAATACAGTATAGATTTCCGTCTAAACAAGCGGCATATATTTCATTTCTGCAGTCTATATCTACAATTCCCCATCCAGTGTCTAATTTCCATTTTAGCTCGCCATTTTTATTGAGGCAATAAATTCCATCTATAGCCCCAAAATAGATATTATCCTCTATTAATAAAGATAAAATTTTCCCGCTTGCATTGTAACTCCATTTATCACAATAAATTTTATTTCCATCCACATAGTATATTTTATCCCTGTATTTTATTAAATCATTACTTAAATAGATTTTATCGCCCACCTCAATCTCCTTTCCTCCTTCTCCTTTCCATAAGCTTTTTCCATCAATAGAAAATGAATAAGAAATTTTATCAGTTGCAACATATATTATTCCATCCTTTATTTCCAAATCATTTATTTCCTCACCAAAACTTTTCTCCATTATTAAACTTCCATTCTCACTTAAAACATACAGAGTTTTATTGAAACAGGCGTATATATTTTTCCCATCACTTTTTAAGATTGCATAATCATAATTTTTATCACCGAATTCAAAAGTCCATAAAAGCCTTCCTTCTCTTCCCTTGCTGCCTTCATTTTTCTTAAAATTAGGGGTGAAATTGTAAGCAACACCATCGATTCTAACCCATCCAGCAGGAGGCACATCAACAACACCTTTCAACTTATTCAAAGAAGATGTATTCCATATATATGTTGGATTTCCAAAAAATGCCCAGAGGGAATTGTTGAATATTAA
This region includes:
- a CDS encoding DUF1610 domain-containing protein, with translation MLEGRCISCGKGLTVEGHTQFPCPECGALIKRCRNCRALSARYKCNECGFEGP
- the endA gene encoding tRNA-intron lyase; protein product: MLAKIKGNFVEGKNRMSLIEACYLLEKGKIEVERDGKKINFEDFLKYSISVFNDFEIKYLVYRDLRERGYIAEIGEDFLLYERGKKSPAKPSFFVKAISERAIFRIKDIIDWLSDLDKKIVVGIVDEEGDLTYYSIKFFEMKSDIKKENYSGNILVLNDRSVVFDEQLINKIKEEGIGRDFGKYFQISLMETAYMAKNGANLIKDGNKISFDDFMKNAKYIQPDIKERLKVYEDLKNKGKLPKTGFKFGSHFRVYEGKIEEHAPYLVHVIKNNYTATWAEVSRAVRLAQSVKKEMIFAVAGKEIKYIRIKRITP
- a CDS encoding DUF1947 domain-containing protein, producing MFRNRHVLRKKDARKIFDELEKQLDCKIDGEAEIAEFKDMKILFIDKKFTVFFIDDKPFFNLLGLRTYRPKKKFLTVDDGAIKHIVGGADVMAPGVIEIDEGIKRGDIVWVRDGRGNPISVGKALMDAEEIKKEKKGKVVENIHHLGDEIWKLSN
- the purQ gene encoding phosphoribosylformylglycinamidine synthase subunit PurQ, producing the protein MERKDIKVAILRMEGTNCEEESLNAFLRLKVNAEYVHLKEFESGRKSPMSYQCIFLPGGFSGGDYVRAGAIFASRMKASIFKELVRYVDEGYVIVGICNGFQVLVEIGLLPALYGIANEPEACLTTNDSNRFECRQTLLRHEGNCELTKNIEKGKICLIPCAHAEGKLVFKSDEYAEEVNKKQVVFRYVNENGKEDGYPFNPNGSYANIAGITNPQGNILGMMPHPERAFYRWQNINWNRGDGKSIFEGIIKYIERKC
- a CDS encoding elongation factor 1-beta, whose product is MGKVAIKFKLMPSDVSLNLESIKEQADKIMPHYAKIVKKEISPVAFGLKALFLTVVMPDQSPDEIVEKLEKIEGIESVTVEEVGLI
- a CDS encoding methyltransferase domain-containing protein — translated: MKILIELSKEYATLPLSEAKACMNSCEINYRDIYHNSIFLVEACSNNFDEFSKRIALTFSVNEVIGENLRDFVENLNAEGSFKIEGGNYEIRKKLGEIIKNEKKLKVDLEKPDNVLKIFFGKKKYFCREIKKIDRKEFEIRKPSNRPFSPPVSMHPKIARALVNLTQIKKGQTLLDPFCGSGGLLIEACLIGAKGIGIDIKKKMVEGCRKNMDYYKIENYEIFNMDMRDFDAKVDAVATDFPYGRSSHISDEMDKLYGDAFEKISDFLKRGKRAVVGLPSLDYREICKNYFRIEEIHCLRVHRSLTRFFYVLSKC
- a CDS encoding peptidase C25, producing the protein YFPCNGRDDAEKVKYFIKNAIEEWGIKYVMLVGGRQGGIFNERWLMPVRYTNLDDRSGWETGYLSDLYFADIYKYENGSIVFDDWDSNGNGIFAEWKGMKKDNLDLVPDVYIGRLACKNKIELGDVINKIIEYENNAKGKEWFKKMIVVGGDSWPNADDPYYEGEEENKAALEYMQGFEATKLWTSLGTLTGPQDVINAVNGGAGFLFFDGHGNPMNWATHPPRDESTWIDGLGLRDMNKLANKEMYPVCVVGGCHNSQFNVSIVNLFKIWNINEWYSYVYKGETAYECWGWKIVRIKNGGAIASLGYTGLDYFAIGNEDGDNLPDCIQYYSGFLNVNFFKEYASGNDIIGIIHANTLISYINTHNVMKDEIHCKTVQEWVLLGDPTLKIGGY